Within Hyla sarda isolate aHylSar1 chromosome 7, aHylSar1.hap1, whole genome shotgun sequence, the genomic segment gaatttgaTGCCAGGTTGGGCAACCTTTGGACAACAAACCAAGTATGGCCCTTGTGCTTGACATTGTTTTCGTGGTTTATACCCAAATGGTACCATACATGGCCGAATAACACTTTCATAATATTCttacacaatgccaccatataCTGCTCTATATATTGCCACATGGTACCTGCCAGTCGAAAGTCAACTAATAAATGCCAGCGTTCaaaaaatactgctatacagtccAATAGTAAATGGGCTAAGAGTTGACTAAGGCATGACTGGAGGGATTTTTGCAGAAGTATAGGAAAAAAAGTTGCGACGGCGCTCCCAAGGTAGTAACCCGAAGTCATGGGTATTGGTGAAAAAGAAATGATTAATTTACagcataagaaaataataaagcaagacgcgtttcgggagtcacagctccctttctcaattgcaggtggttgcaggTGTGTCCAGCAAtcatctgcaattgagaaagggagctgtgactcccgaaacgcgtcttgctttatttattattttcttatgctgtaaataaatcatttatttttcaccaaTACCCACGATGGGAGCGCCATCGCAGCTTTTTTTTCCTATACTTCTGCATTATTCTATGGACTCTCCCCTGGGCTCCGTCTTCACGCtgcaggcctgcataccaagctaccatcactgACAAGGGATACAttacccccacctgggtacctACCTACACCGGataaagacctacaccgcacccggcgctacctccgctttttttcctccatataCTGGAGGGATTTTTGACATTTTCCCCCATTTTAAACCGATCCCTTACCTGACCCATACTTCCTTCCAAACTCTTTCTCCCATAAACACACAGAGACCAATTTGTAGTAAAATGGGCCGCTTGGCCCATTATTAACAAATTTACATGAGAATAACATGAATACACTTGACCAGAGGGTCCCTGGAGGACTCGCCATCCCAATATCAGTAACCTTGTGCACTAATCTGTTACACTTGGCCGCATCCACCTGACCCAATGCCATCCATGTAACCTTCGTGCACATTCGCAACTAACTCCTGGGGTCCAGAAACCCCAGCAGGAGGCCCAATATAACAGCAGCATGAACCATctaaaatgggtactccggccctaagacatcttatctcctatccaaaggataggggataagatgtctgatcgcgggggtcctgccgctggggacctccgctatctcgcatgcaggggaggagataagatgtcttagggctgaggtacccctttaaaacaagtacCTTCAAGGACCATTTCACTTGCCACAACCATGACATAtgcccaaaacacagaaaaaagggaGGGTGGGAGAGACCTTCTTCTCTCCATTTTCTTATTCCTACCAACTGATGACTCctcccactacccccccccccctttatagccCCCCACTCCTCCCCTGAATTAACCACTGCAAACTTCCCCATGCTTCCAGCCACCATCTTGTGGTGGTTAAGTCCCTGATAAGCGTACACAGTCCATACTCAGATTGCTTTCGGGGAGCCTAGTGCTCAGGAAATGAGACAAATTGTGTCCTAAAGGGCGGTTCCCATTGCCATGCTGAAGCACATTATTGATTTATACGGTAAtgttgtgatttttattttacagACTTAAGGGACACTGCGGTAGAAAATCCCCCCCATGATGAATTGGAGCAAATAGGAAATTTGGATTTTGTATCACATGAAGAGTTACTGAAAGAAAGTACATCGGAGAGAGTGGGAGCCATAAACCACCAAAATGCACCTGATGAAGAGAATGTTATGAATGAAGAGGAGGCACAAGATGGGATAATTGAGGAGACATGTGAACCTGAAAGTATTATTGATGAAAAGGAAGATGCTCCTGGTGATGGGACTGCTGAGAATGAAGATGCACCTGGTGATGGGACTGCTGAGAATGATGATGCACCTGGTGATGGAACTGCTGAGAATGAAGATTCACCAGATGATGGGACTGCTGCGAATGATAATGCTGGTGATGGAACTGCTGAGAATGATGATGCACCTGGTGATGTGACTGCTGAAAATGATGATGCACCTGGTGATGTGACTGCTGAGAATGATGATGCACCTGGTGATGTGACTGCTGAGAATGATGATGCACCTGGTGATGTGACTGCTGAGAATGAAGATGCACCTGGTGATGTGACTGCTGAGAATGATAATGCACCTGGTGACGGGACTGCTGAGAATGAACATGCACCTGGTGATGAAACTGCTAAAAATGAAGATGCACCTGGTGATGAAACTGCTGAGAATGAAGATGCATCTTCTGAGGCTAAGACTAAAGAAGCACCTGGTGATGTAGCTGCTAATAATGAAGATGCACCTGGTGATGAAACTGCTGAGAATGAAGATGTGCCTGGTGATGAAACTGCTGAGAATGAAGATGCACCTGGTGATGAAACTGCTGAGAATGAAGATGCACCTGGTGATGGGACTGCTGAGAATGAAGATGCACTTACTGAAGCTAAGACTGAAGATGCACCTAGTGATGTGACTGCTGAGAATGAACATGCACACACTGAGGTGACTGCTGAGAATGAAGATTCACCTGGTGATAAGGCCACTGATAAAGAAGATACACCTGCTGAGGTGACTGCTGAGAATGCTGATACATCTGGAGAGGTGACTGCTGAGAATGCTGATACATCTGGAGAGGTGACTGCTGAGAATGCTGATACATCTGGAGAGGTGACTGCTGAGAATGCTGATACATCTGGAGAGGTGACTGCTGAGAATGCTGATACATCTGGAGAGGTGACTGCTGAGATTGCTGATACATCTGGAGAGGTGACATCTGAGAATGCTGATACATCTATAGAGGTGACTGCTGAGAATGCTGATACATCTGGAGAGGTGACATCTGAGAATGCTGATACATCTATAGAGGTGACTGCTGAGAATGCTGATACATCTGGAGAGGTGACAGCTGGGGCTGAGAGTACAGATGCACCTGGTGAGGTGACAGTTGAGAATGAAGATCCCACTGGAGAGGTGAAAGTGGAGACTGAGAATGAAGATATACCTGGGGATGAGGCTGCTAAAAATGAAGCTTCAACTGCTGAGGTGACTATTGAGAATGAAGATGCATCTGGAGAGGTGAATGCTGAGGCTGAGAAAATTGATGCAATAACAATGGAAAAAGTAGATGAGGTAACAATGGAAAAAGTAGGTGCACCTGCTGAGGCTGGGAATAAAGATGCACCTGGTGATGTGACTGCTGAGAATGATGGTGTACCTGCTGAGAAGGAAGATGCAACTGGTGATGTGACTGCTGAGAAGGAAGATGCACCTGGTGATGTGACTGCTGAGAATGAAGATGCACCTGGTGATGTGACTGCTGAGAATGAAGGTGTACCTGCTGAGGTGACTACTGAGAATGAAGATGCACCTGCTGAGGTGACTACTGAGAATGAAGGTGTACCTGCTGAGGTGACTACTGAGAATGAAGATGCAACTGGTGATGTGACTACTGAGAATGAAGGTGTACCTGCTGAGGTGACTACTGAGAATGAAGATGCACCTGGTAATGTGACTGCTGAGAATGAAGGTGCACCTGGTGATGTGACTGCTGAGAATGAAGGTGTACCTGCTGAGGTGACTACTGAGAATGAAGATGCACCTGGTGATGTGACTGCTAAGAATGAAGGTGTACCCGCTGAGGTGACTACTGATAATGAAGATGCAACTGGTGATGGAACTGCTGAGAATGAAGATGCACCTGGTGATGGGACTGCTGAGACTGAAGATTCACCTGGAGAGGTGGCTGCTGAGGCTGAGAGTGAAGATGCGCCTGGTGATAGAACTGCTGAGAATGAAGATGCACCTGCTGAGGTGATAACCGAGAATGAAGATGCGCTTGGTGATGTGACTGCTGAGAATGAGAATCCACCTGGAAATGGAACTGCTGAAACTGAAAATGCGCCCGCCGAGGTGACTGGTGATAATAAGGATGCATCTACTGAGGCGACTGGTGATAATAAGGATGCATCTACTGAGGCGACTGGTGATAATAAGGATGCACCTTCTCAGGTGACTGGTGAGAATAAAGAGGCACCTGGTGATGATACTAAAGAGAACAAAGATGCAACAGATGATGGGGCTGCTGAGAATAAGGATGAACCTGGTGATGAAACTGCTGAGAATGAAGATGCACCTGGTGATGGGACTGCTGAAAGTGAAGATGCACCTGGTGATGGGACTGCTGAGAATGAAGATCCACCTGGTTATGGGACCGCTGAAAGTGAAGATCCACCTGGTGATGGGACTGCTGAGAAGGAAGATTCACTTGGTGATGGGACTGCTGAGAATGAAGATGCACCCAGTGATGTGACTGCTGAGAAGGAAGATGCACCTGGTAATGCTGCTGCTGAGAATAAAAATGCAACTGGTGATGGGACTGCTGAGAATGAAGCTGGACCTGGTGATATGACAACTGAGAAGCAAGATGCTTCTGATGATGGGACTGCTGAGAACAAAAATGCTCCTGGTGATGGGACTGCTGAGAAGGAAGATGCTCCTGGTGATGGGACTGCTGAGAAGGAAGATGCACCTGGTGATGGGACTACTGAGAATGAAAATGCTCCTGGTGATGGGACTGCTGAGAAGGAAGATTCACCTGGTGATGGGACTGCTGAGAAGGAAGATGCTCCTGGTGATGGGACTACTGAGAAGGAAGGTGCACCTGGTGATGGGACTGCTGAGAAGGAAGATGCTCCTGGTGATGGGACTGCTGAGAAAGAAGATGCTCCTGGTGATGGGACTGCTGAGAAGGAAGATGCACCTGGTGATGGGACTGCTGAGAAGGAAGGTGCACCTGATGATGGGACTGCTGAGAAGGAAGATGCACCTGATGATGGGACTGCTGAAGATGCTCCTGGGGATGACATTGCTGAGAATAAAGCTGCATCAGGAGATGATGGTGGAATCACAGAAGATGTTGGCTCTGAGCACACAATCACTTTAGTAGAAGCTATAAGTAATAAAGATGATGATGTAAAATCATCAAGTGATGAACCTAAGGAGAATGAGATACATGACCTACCTCAAGAGGAAACCACAGATAAAGCTGAGGAACCTACACCTCTTACCCCACTAGAGCCAGAGAAGACAAGCTGAGGAACGATAGAACAACGACGAGGACAGCAAGGTGGGAAGAATTGTGAGTATTTAGGTATTAACTAAAATTACTTGGGATTGTCTGATAGAAAACCCATCTAGTATAGGGGGATCCCTCTTATGGGTTTTGCCTGCATATGGTGCTCTACCATAGATTTCATTGGAGAGGGATTCCCATTGACATCACTAGAGAATTCAGGAGTTGGATATTAAAGAATCATCAACCCCACATTCTCCCAGTAAAGCCAAGTATTCTAGGCCGAGCAGACGTATAGCATATGCTGGGGGTGTGCCATACAGGCTAAAGATGGGGATaactctttaaagtgtacctgtcagattccacaaaaaaaaaaaaagataatgtgTAAGTAACCTAATCCttaccatgtacatgtaatttttatgcttctatgacctatatttattataaaaatacctcttgtggtggtgggaggtgtttGGTACACCTGCTCTTGCAGCCTTGTCTATGAGTCAtcttttgtccatgactcatggacaagcctgatgctgctgcaggaccggttagtgtcccagttggtatggggacccctagtggtgggattttcagaagcagttttctttattattatatattaaaaaatttgtTAAAACATTATATTACAAaaagtctttaattttcatcagtaacaacatataaaaagttttgggatctgacagtgcccatttatatatagatttatagaGCAGAATTTTACCCTCATAATTGAGCATCCAAAGACTATAATTTACATAATTGCAGTAAAATTCAATTTTTATCACAATGtaggaaaatcacagcaaaaaaacagataaaacataaaaaaaaatgcaatgtgtgaacacagctttaaggCAATTGTTAAACTATAGTAATATAACTACTGATccaatagaaatagcagcagtatacagataaagctggagggggggtgtataactactatatatcctgatcccatagagacagcagcagttaTATAtaaagacagagctggaggggaggtaaaaaaaactactatatatacggatcccatagagatagcagcagcagtatacagatagagctggaggggaggtgtataactactatatatcctgatcccatagagatagcagcagtatacagatagagctgaaggggaggtgtataactagtatgtatcctgatcccacagggatagcagcagcagtatacagatagagctggaggggaggtgtataactactttataactaacttttttttttttaaatcaatttccTGATTTGCAGTCAAAGAAGCAAAAACCATTGGAttaaagacagaaaagaacggaAGATTCTGAGGATTTTCTAATCATAAAATAAACTTTTCGAAAGGGAGAAGCACAATCAGGAATATATctatttttgctatatatatatttatagatcgCTCTGTGTACTGGGAAATTATATATTCTAATTTCACTGTCTTTGTATGAAAGCTCAGACCTAAAGCGCAGCACTTTCTACTTGTTTACAGATcatcatgtgtttttttattttacgtcATATTATATCAGGGTAAAAAAATGAATTACTTGTTGcagtatttaataaatatatattatcaaGATATTACATATATGTTCTCTCTGTATGGCAGAATGATAGAGTAATGTTCCTTTAATCCAGCATTTAATAATCCAGAATGTCACAAGATCAGAAGCGGCAAAACTTTAACAATTATGATGATAATGGTGGATTGGTGCAAACattttataatactgctcctatgtacaagactataactactataatactgctcctatatataagaatataactactataataccgctcctatatacaagaatataactactataatactgctcctatatacaagaatataactactataatactgctcctatatacaggaatataactactataatactgctcctatatacaagaatataactactataatactgctcctatatacaagaatataactactataatactgctcctttatacaagaatataactactataatactgctcctataatactgctcctatatacaagaatataactactataatactgctcctatatacaagcatataactactataatactgcccctatatacaagaatataactactataatactgctcctatatacaagaatataactactataatactgcccctatatacaagaatataactactataatactgcctcctatatacaagaatatatctactataatactgctcctatatacatgaatataactactataatactgctcctatatacaagaatataactactataatactgtctcctatatacaagaatataactactataatactgctcctatatacaagaatataactactataatactgctcctatatacaagaatataactactataatactgcctcctatatacaagaatataactactataatactgctcctatatataagaatataactactataatactgttcctatatacaagaatataactactataatactgctcctatatacaagaatataactactataatactgcctcctatatacaagaatataactactataatactgcctcctatatacaagaatataactactataatactgcctcatatatacaagaatataactactataatactgcctcctatatacaagaatattactactataatactgcctcctttatacaagaatataactactataatactgcctcctatatacaagaatataactactatattactgctcctatatacaagaatataaatactataatactgcctcctatatacaagaatataactactataatactgctcctatatacaagaatataactactacagagTTTTCTAAAGAACATGCCTCCAGTTGTATGCACCCTGTTTAAAAAACActgaactactataatactgatcactacttacctacaaTTATTGAGCCCATTAATGGCAATAAATAACCTGTAAAATACAGCTCACCATAGTGTGTATACAAGCATTACTAAACATATATATCAGAACAAACGATGTAAGATAACTAAAAAGGTCAATGGAGAATATAAAAATTTTTGATCACATGGTCATGTATACATTAATAAATAGTATCTGATaaagcatacatatatatatatatatatatatatatgaaataaatttaaaatatagaaaactaaattaataaatacataaatatatatttctatatgtatatacacaaaaaaaataagtatgttaaataaaaaaaaatatatatatattaatatatatttctcTTAAGTATCTAAACCACTTAACTGGATATAGAATATGTATCTTTGCAAAGTCCTTATGCAAAAAACATTATTACAGAAACCCATCAGTGCATACCGACCACAGATGCCCCGACGCATGTTTCACTGCATTGCATCCTCAGGGGGTGGCTCTTTTTATATTCTGCGTACATGGCTCCTTTTCAATTATGTTAAagcagttatccaggaaaaaaaaatttttttatatcaactggctccaaaaagttaagcagatttataaattacttctattaaaatatcgtaatccttccaataactatcagctgctgaagttgagtttttcttttctgtctggcaacagtgctctctgctgacatctctgcttgtctcgggaactgcacagagtagaagaggtttgttatggggatttgcttctaaactggacagttcccgagacaggtgtcatcagagagcacagaaaagaacaactcaacttcagcagctgacaactactgaaaggattaagattttttaatagaagtaatttacaaatctgtttaactttctggagccagttgatatatatatatatatatatatatatatatatatataaatgttttttttcctgcataacccctttaatgtgcctgTTCGCCTATGTTTCATAAACCTTATATATGGCGAGCTGACATTTTTTAGGTTATTTATAATACCGATCCATGAAGTTTtccctttttctgtttttttacgGCTAAgtttgatatttatttattttttcagtacTGACCTTGATTGACTTTCTTTAAACGCTGTGAGCACATGAGACATTTGTGACACTTACGCTTTATTTCTTAATTATATTAAACAAGCATTTGCTAGAATTGCCGTCctgtcactatatatacaataatataaagtGATATCCGTCCCCGGCATATTCATTAGCAGCTGTCACTGTTATATCTCTTGGATCAGCGCCAATCTTCTGTTACTTTATaccaagctaaaaaaaaaaaaaaaaaaaaatttcaaaacttTATAAACAACAAATTGTTTttccaagtaaataaaaaataagaaatatgCAGGAGAGAAAATCTGGATATGAAGCTCTTAAAGGTCCAGTACACCCA encodes:
- the ERICH3 gene encoding glutamate-rich protein 3 isoform X1, with product MCLALATRVPSVREREGSWETYEGGILYKGLHLSITPIHSPRATMSHQYIGPLSGYNSLTDKHLTGYFNNTRIRKHLQRAGLITRSGRILTEKEYRINAMRRDHQKYIRECLAQAIFHKVLDMERRHQIDIKRKLETFARKQRVQRLKVDHTKRDEQETFPAFSPRPPTGPKSGFNRRPGNHERYDSSDSASSLRPNTAPGNMQRPVRLQPLPVYSSSGNVPKISTVPRQKHSADEEEQRFTSTTDKEIMRIMHTTDLSVGISPYRLPIINNFVIPVPPPPQKHPKQTMSTSSRGRRYRPTTAPNGPEVPVKDTGKFHKTSLHSNVKITMVYLGKNVHLSHENSDYRDEIRVFQQHCGGENLCVYKGRLLEEESFTLVSRRHRGFPFSLTFYINGIQVDRLSSCCEFKHRKGVRLGGKNAYFGFINIEGASPCYRCIISMGLDKKPSPPPKSKAKKKDSEEESDEDHKDKEEMEEEVSERRFYDEVDNKLGKTSSVCDDDDDEVQKMEDKSAMDCEEEEEEKEENKDCKTDEYEADDEAKDDYDEDFEVEEYKPDEKHNEEGQVDDQVNEKSKSPSDDEKDDLNQERRSSTPSNAAPGASDRERDERDGRRDSDDEEGKQGKHSIADEEMNSAARKIQTLYRERRVQKPNNPRKKDRKRTDSFSSSSSIDSPSSEESSDHEDHEAESDQEKEIKETKQEVDNHDLDKDREAEEPEEVDKELLETHVEELENIEGHEVVDEPLSEDRKTDCVSPDNGQVNDGETLGHMDEEDKSEVEDDSECRHSSDEEGDCKSVQEKIAEAIDNKQSLDSDPEPSTDSSTDEEDNFKGILTHLRDTAVENPPHDELEQIGNLDFVSHEELLKESTSERVGAINHQNAPDEENVMNEEEAQDGIIEETCEPESIIDEKEDAPGDGTAENEDAPGDGTAENDDAPGDGTAENEDSPDDGTAANDNAGDGTAENDDAPGDVTAENDDAPGDVTAENDDAPGDVTAENDDAPGDVTAENEDAPGDVTAENDNAPGDGTAENEHAPGDETAKNEDAPGDETAENEDASSEAKTKEAPGDVAANNEDAPGDETAENEDVPGDETAENEDAPGDETAENEDAPGDGTAENEDALTEAKTEDAPSDVTAENEHAHTEVTAENEDSPGDKATDKEDTPAEVTAENADTSGEVTAENADTSGEVTAENADTSGEVTAENADTSGEVTAENADTSGEVTAEIADTSGEVTSENADTSIEVTAENADTSGEVTSENADTSIEVTAENADTSGEVTAGAESTDAPGEVTVENEDPTGEVKVETENEDIPGDEAAKNEASTAEVTIENEDASGEVNAEAEKIDAITMEKVDEVTMEKVGAPAEAGNKDAPGDVTAENDGVPAEKEDATGDVTAEKEDAPGDVTAENEDAPGDVTAENEGVPAEVTTENEDAPAEVTTENEGVPAEVTTENEDATGDVTTENEGVPAEVTTENEDAPGNVTAENEGAPGDVTAENEGVPAEVTTENEDAPGDVTAKNEGVPAEVTTDNEDATGDGTAENEDAPGDGTAETEDSPGEVAAEAESEDAPGDRTAENEDAPAEVITENEDALGDVTAENENPPGNGTAETENAPAEVTGDNKDASTEATGDNKDASTEATGDNKDAPSQVTGENKEAPGDDTKENKDATDDGAAENKDEPGDETAENEDAPGDGTAESEDAPGDGTAENEDPPGYGTAESEDPPGDGTAEKEDSLGDGTAENEDAPSDVTAEKEDAPGNAAAENKNATGDGTAENEAGPGDMTTEKQDASDDGTAENKNAPGDGTAEKEDAPGDGTAEKEDAPGDGTTENENAPGDGTAEKEDSPGDGTAEKEDAPGDGTTEKEGAPGDGTAEKEDAPGDGTAEKEDAPGDGTAEKEDAPGDGTAEKEGAPDDGTAEKEDAPDDGTAEDAPGDDIAENKAASGDDGGITEDVGSEHTITLVEAISNKDDDVKSSSDEPKENEIHDLPQEETTDKAEEPTPLTPLEPEKTS
- the ERICH3 gene encoding glutamate-rich protein 3 isoform X6 codes for the protein MRRDHQKYIRECLAQAIFHKVLDMERRHQIDIKRKLETFARKQRVQRLKVDHTKRDEQETFPAFSPRPPTGPKSGFNRRPGNHERYDSSDSASSLRPNTAPGNMQRPVRLQPLPVYSSSGNVPKISTVPRQKHSADEEEQRFTSTTDKEIMRIMHTTDLSVGISPYRLPIINNFVIPVPPPPQKHPKQTMSTSSRGRRYRPTTAPNGPEVPVKDTGKFHKTSLHSNVKITMVYLGKNVHLSHENSDYRDEIRVFQQHCGGENLCVYKGRLLEEESFTLVSRRHRGFPFSLTFYINGIQVDRLSSCCEFKHRKGVRLGGKNAYFGFINIEGASPCYRCIISMGLDKKPSPPPKSKAKKKDSEEESDEDHKDKEEMEEEVSERRFYDEVDNKLGKTSSVCDDDDDEVQKMEDKSAMDCEEEEEEKEENKDCKTDEYEADDEAKDDYDEDFEVEEYKPDEKHNEEGQVDDQVNEKSKSPSDDEKDDLNQERRSSTPSNAAPGASDRERDERDGRRDSDDEEGKQGKHSIADEEMNSAARKIQTLYRERRVQKPNNPRKKDRKRTDSFSSSSSIDSPSSEESSDHEDHEAESDQEKEIKETKQEVDNHDLDKDREAEEPEEVDKELLETHVEELENIEGHEVVDEPLSEDRKTDCVSPDNGQVNDGETLGHMDEEDKSEVEDDSECRHSSDEEGDCKSVQEKIAEAIDNKQSLDSDPEPSTDSSTDEEDNFKGILTHLRDTAVENPPHDELEQIGNLDFVSHEELLKESTSERVGAINHQNAPDEENVMNEEEAQDGIIEETCEPESIIDEKEDAPGDGTAENEDAPGDGTAENDDAPGDGTAENEDSPDDGTAANDNAGDGTAENDDAPGDVTAENDDAPGDVTAENDDAPGDVTAENDDAPGDVTAENEDAPGDVTAENDNAPGDGTAENEHAPGDETAKNEDAPGDETAENEDASSEAKTKEAPGDVAANNEDAPGDETAENEDVPGDETAENEDAPGDETAENEDAPGDGTAENEDALTEAKTEDAPSDVTAENEHAHTEVTAENEDSPGDKATDKEDTPAEVTAENADTSGEVTAENADTSGEVTAENADTSGEVTAENADTSGEVTAENADTSGEVTAEIADTSGEVTSENADTSIEVTAENADTSGEVTSENADTSIEVTAENADTSGEVTAGAESTDAPGEVTVENEDPTGEVKVETENEDIPGDEAAKNEASTAEVTIENEDASGEVNAEAEKIDAITMEKVDEVTMEKVGAPAEAGNKDAPGDVTAENDGVPAEKEDATGDVTAEKEDAPGDVTAENEDAPGDVTAENEGVPAEVTTENEDAPAEVTTENEGVPAEVTTENEDATGDVTTENEGVPAEVTTENEDAPGNVTAENEGAPGDVTAENEGVPAEVTTENEDAPGDVTAKNEGVPAEVTTDNEDATGDGTAENEDAPGDGTAETEDSPGEVAAEAESEDAPGDRTAENEDAPAEVITENEDALGDVTAENENPPGNGTAETENAPAEVTGDNKDASTEATGDNKDASTEATGDNKDAPSQVTGENKEAPGDDTKENKDATDDGAAENKDEPGDETAENEDAPGDGTAESEDAPGDGTAENEDPPGYGTAESEDPPGDGTAEKEDSLGDGTAENEDAPSDVTAEKEDAPGNAAAENKNATGDGTAENEAGPGDMTTEKQDASDDGTAENKNAPGDGTAEKEDAPGDGTAEKEDAPGDGTTENENAPGDGTAEKEDSPGDGTAEKEDAPGDGTTEKEGAPGDGTAEKEDAPGDGTAEKEDAPGDGTAEKEDAPGDGTAEKEGAPDDGTAEKEDAPDDGTAEDAPGDDIAENKAASGDDGGITEDVGSEHTITLVEAISNKDDDVKSSSDEPKENEIHDLPQEETTDKAEEPTPLTPLEPEKTS
- the ERICH3 gene encoding glutamate-rich protein 3 isoform X9, with protein sequence MCLALATRVPSVREREGSWETYEGGILYKGLHLSITPIHSPRATMSHQYIGPLSGYNSLTDKHLTGYFNNTRIRKHLQRAGLITRSGRILTEKEYRINAMRRDHQKYIRECLAQAIFHKVLDMERRHQIDIKRKLETFARKQRVQRLKVDHTKRDEQETFPAFSPRPPTGPKSGFNRRPGNHERYDSSDSASSLRPNTAPGNMQRPVRLQPLPVYSSSGNVPKISTVPRQKHSADEEEQRFTSTTDKEIMRIMHTTDLSVGISPYRLPIINNFVIPVPPPPQKHPKQTMSTSSRGRRYRPTTAPNGPEVPVKDTGKFHKTSLHSNVKITMVYLGKNVHLSHENSDYRDEIRVFQQHCGGENLCVYKGRLLEEESFTLVSRRHRGFPFSLTFYINGIQVDRLSSCCEFKHRKGVRLGGKNAYFGFINIEGASPCYRCIISMGLDKKPSPPPKSKAKKKDSEEESDEDHKDKEEMEEEVSERRFYDEVDNKLGKTSSVCDDDDDEVQKMEDKSAMDCEEEEEEKEENKDCKTDEYEADDEAKDDYDEDFEVEEYKPDEKHNEEGQVDDQVNEKSKSPSDDEKDDLNQERRSSTPSNAAPGASDRERDERDGRRDSDDEEDCKSVQEKIAEAIDNKQSLDSDPEPSTDSSTDEEDNFKGILTHLRDTAVENPPHDELEQIGNLDFVSHEELLKESTSERVGAINHQNAPDEENVMNEEEAQDGIIEETCEPESIIDEKEDAPGDGTAENEDAPGDGTAENDDAPGDGTAENEDSPDDGTAANDNAGDGTAENDDAPGDVTAENDDAPGDVTAENDDAPGDVTAENDDAPGDVTAENEDAPGDVTAENDNAPGDGTAENEHAPGDETAKNEDAPGDETAENEDASSEAKTKEAPGDVAANNEDAPGDETAENEDVPGDETAENEDAPGDETAENEDAPGDGTAENEDALTEAKTEDAPSDVTAENEHAHTEVTAENEDSPGDKATDKEDTPAEVTAENADTSGEVTAENADTSGEVTAENADTSGEVTAENADTSGEVTAENADTSGEVTAEIADTSGEVTSENADTSIEVTAENADTSGEVTSENADTSIEVTAENADTSGEVTAGAESTDAPGEVTVENEDPTGEVKVETENEDIPGDEAAKNEASTAEVTIENEDASGEVNAEAEKIDAITMEKVDEVTMEKVGAPAEAGNKDAPGDVTAENDGVPAEKEDATGDVTAEKEDAPGDVTAENEDAPGDVTAENEGVPAEVTTENEDAPAEVTTENEGVPAEVTTENEDATGDVTTENEGVPAEVTTENEDAPGNVTAENEGAPGDVTAENEGVPAEVTTENEDAPGDVTAKNEGVPAEVTTDNEDATGDGTAENEDAPGDGTAETEDSPGEVAAEAESEDAPGDRTAENEDAPAEVITENEDALGDVTAENENPPGNGTAETENAPAEVTGDNKDASTEATGDNKDASTEATGDNKDAPSQVTGENKEAPGDDTKENKDATDDGAAENKDEPGDETAENEDAPGDGTAESEDAPGDGTAENEDPPGYGTAESEDPPGDGTAEKEDSLGDGTAENEDAPSDVTAEKEDAPGNAAAENKNATGDGTAENEAGPGDMTTEKQDASDDGTAENKNAPGDGTAEKEDAPGDGTAEKEDAPGDGTTENENAPGDGTAEKEDSPGDGTAEKEDAPGDGTTEKEGAPGDGTAEKEDAPGDGTAEKEDAPGDGTAEKEDAPGDGTAEKEGAPDDGTAEKEDAPDDGTAEDAPGDDIAENKAASGDDGGITEDVGSEHTITLVEAISNKDDDVKSSSDEPKENEIHDLPQEETTDKAEEPTPLTPLEPEKTS